GATCGCGGCGCGGACCGCGGGAGGCCGCCCGTGAGGGCGGCCGGCGACGCCCGCGCATCCCGCGGGCCGGCCCCCGACGGGGGATATGCTGCGCCGGACAGGGCGGGGCCGAGATAGCCGTGTCGACGGCGCTCCGCACGGAAGAGCTGATGCTGAACATGGGGCCGCAGCACCCCAGCACGCACGGCGTGCTGCGCCTCGTCGTCACGCTCGACGGCGAGAACATCGTGGACGTGAAGCCGGACATCGGCTACCTCCACTCGTCGGTCGAGAAGATGATGGAACACCGCCTCTACGTCCAGAACGTCTCGCTCGCCGACCGCGGCATGGACTACCTGATCGCGATGCAGAACGAGCAGGTGTACTGTCTCGCGGTCGAGCGCCTCGCCGGCATCGAGGTCCCGGAGCGCGGCAAATACCTGCGCGTGATCTTCGACGAGTTGCAGCGGATCGCGAGCCACCTCGTCTGGCTCGGGACGTGGGGCATCGACCTCGGCGCGACCACGGTCTTCCTGTGGTGTTTCCGCGAGCGTGAGATGATCCTCGACCTGTTCGAAAAGGTCACGGGCGGGAGACTCCACCACGCGTACTTCCGGATCGGCGGCGTCTACGTCGATCCGCCCGCCGGGTGGACGGACGAGGTGAAGACGTTCCTCGACTACTTCGACCAGCGCGTCGTCGAGTACGACAAGCTCCTCACGGCCAACCCGATCTTCGTCGCGCGCACGAAGGGCGTGGGCGTGATCCGGCGCCGCGAGGCGATCGCGATGGGGGCGAGCGGGCCGGTCGGCCGCGCCAGCGGAATCGCGACGGACGTGCGCAAGGCCGAGCCGTACGAGGTCTACGACCGGATGCACTTCGACGTGCCGGTGTTCACGGAGGGCGACTGCTTCGCGCGCTACCAGGTGCGGCTGGAGGAGATGCGGCAGTCGTCGCGGATCGTGCGCCAGGCGCTGAAGGAGCTGCCCGGCGGCGAGGTGCGCTCCCGCGTGCCGATGACGATGAAGGCGCCGCGGGGCGAGGCCTACGTCCGCACGGAGTCCGCGCGCGGCGACCTGGCGATCTACCTCGTCAGCGACGGCGCGGAAATGC
The window above is part of the bacterium genome. Proteins encoded here:
- a CDS encoding NADH-quinone oxidoreductase subunit D, whose amino-acid sequence is MLNMGPQHPSTHGVLRLVVTLDGENIVDVKPDIGYLHSSVEKMMEHRLYVQNVSLADRGMDYLIAMQNEQVYCLAVERLAGIEVPERGKYLRVIFDELQRIASHLVWLGTWGIDLGATTVFLWCFREREMILDLFEKVTGGRLHHAYFRIGGVYVDPPAGWTDEVKTFLDYFDQRVVEYDKLLTANPIFVARTKGVGVIRRREAIAMGASGPVGRASGIATDVRKAEPYEVYDRMHFDVPVFTEGDCFARYQVRLEEMRQSSRIVRQALKELPGGEVRSRVPMTMKAPRGEAYVRTESARGDLAIYLVSDGAEMPYRVKIRAPSFSNLFALSEMMRGWKIADVIAILGSIDIVLSDVDR